The genome window cactgttcaaataaacctaccattaaaattatagactgatcatttctttgtcagtgggcaaatgtacaaaatcagcaggggatcaaatacttttttctctctctctctctctacacagcttTGCACAATTATGAATCTTGTGACACGGGAGGCTATTAGGAAAATCTGCCAACTATTCCTAGTGGCCTCCTCGAGTTTACATAATGAGAACGATAAACTGAAGACCAAGGTGGAGCAGATGGAGGAAGTTCTGAAAACCAAGGTGGAGCAGATGAATGAAGATATGAAGGCATTGACTGAGAAGGCTGAAAATTATAGAGCATCACTGGCTAAAATGCGGGCACAAGCAGAACCGAAAGGACCCACACATATTCTGCTCAATGGAATGATTTTTGCAATACCACCAGTTGGTGAGTGTTCtagacctagctagctacctagtcaTACTGCCTAGGCTTTAGCTATAACTAGCACGTTAGCTAATGGGGTTCTTGgcctgtttttttggggggggggttggtttTTTTTGTATCAATTTAGGCCTACATGACTTACATCACACATCATTTTGTGGAAAGAAAGTTAAAAGCAACACCGCGTTTTGAACGTGTTTTAATGTAATTATGATTGATATGTTTTTAGGTCTCCCAATGTTGTCTGGAATGACAGCGGCTTCAACATTGCCAGGGAATGTCAGTCAAGCAAATCCGGTCACTAACGCGATGTCAGTCTTTGCAGGTAATCCTTAAGAGGATTTTATTTTGAATAATGGTTACCAGACCAGGGTCTTATTCACTAGGAAGCAAATGGGACAAAACAGTGTTTATTTTAAtgctcatgtaaaaaaaaaaataatataaattAATGTATTGGTAGATTTTTTttgactagcgtcctgtccagctAGTGTATTTGTACATCAAGATGCCTCATGCGACATAAGTTTGCTCTGTAGTAGAGCAGGGCAATATATCAAATTAATTCAAACGTGTGTTAGTGCAGcgttccaaatgcctgtatcgcaagAATCTAGGCTGAGTTTATTTCCCATTTTTATGAGCATTTGTCTTATTGGTCTCATCTCCTTCGCTCATCCCTGTACTGTGTGCACTCTCCCCCTgccaccaagcccctccccttgacactcacaacaacaaagagtaaagatcacttcttcctctctgacaacaaGCAGTTTCAActctatttgcatttgaggtttggtacAACAGGACTAGTCATATTGACACTGAAACAcaattttactgtaatagagaagTTAACGTCTAacgataccatttgtatgtctcaaCTCAAATTGTGTGAATAACCTATTAAAACGTGAGTATCAACGAACATTGATACTGGAAAACTAATGCTCAGTTTCTGTTGCTTGCGGTACTACATACCGatagcagcattttagccacaGACAGTAATACCAGatgtctagtctgttttataaatgtgcaatgagCATAAACTATATTATAAGAAATAAGCAACTCGttgtcattctgagaaataaggtaggccacttgatttcaacatctgaacaaagaGGACAGGCTAGAATGCTGTTCAAACAATTGGAGAtggacagaagggtgtgttcataacaattcaactggTTCTGCCTTGTTAAATATCAAGCTAGCAAATAGATCAAAGTTGGCTAGACTTTAAATATAAAGGTTAGCTGGCTATTTGCTAGCACCTGGGCTTGAGATTGTTTGAGACCGGTGTTAATTTCCTATAACGCCTACTACAAGAAGTTGGTCATTAGTGAATTTGGattatgcatggttctggttaaatGTTTAACCaaagggcattttcatagacagacgtaaaagccagatcagtgattattgcaaaaatcaggttaaactattttgataaaataattaaAATATTAGTGGGTCATGTGGACGGCTTTTTAATAGCCTAGGTATAATTTCAGAAGtcctgaattcattagattattactgactgtttgaaatgcagtgtattttaCTTTTAATTGTACAACAAATTTAATTTAGAGAACATGTGGAAAATGAGTTAGAAAAAATAGAGAgatgatttttaggccatatcgcccagccttaCTCTATAGGCCCCAGACCTATGGGCCGTTATGGCTCAGACAAGGCTACTTACTTTCAATTAATGAAATTAGTTTAGTATAATCCTCAATTGTAAAACCTGTTTAATGTATAGTTTTCTAATGTGTATATACTTGTTTCTTTCATCTTTAGGTCCTGCAATGGTTTGCAGTAAACCCACAGAAACTTCTTCATTGGAGTGTGACTCTTCTCTGGGAGACACACATGGACTGAATACAGACCCCTCCCCAAGAGACACTGAATCCAACGTTGAGCATATGAAAGCTGCTCTGCCAGAGGACAACGGGAGAGACAGCCATGAAAGCCAGAAAAACAGCAATACTACTAAAAGGATACGATCCAAAGAAACCAAATGCTTCAAGTGTGATATTTGTGAGAAGACCTTCAGCAGGAACAACCTACTGGTACAACACAAGCTAACTCACACAAGACCCTTCAAGTGTGATGTTTGTGAAAAGACCTTCAGCAGGAAGGGGTCACTGGAAGCTCACAAGCTAAGTAAACCAAGACCCTTCAAGTGTGACGTTTGTGAGAAGAACTTCTGTCTGAACCGCTTGCTTGTACGTCACATGctaattcacacaggagagaggccaTTCGTTTGTGGTCAATGTGGCAAAACATTCAGGATGTCCAAGCAGCTCGAACATCACATGTTGCGTCACAGAGAAAAAACATTCAGTTGCAAAATTTGTGGAAATGTTTTGTCTACCAAGAAAGATCTGAAACGACATCAGCTTGTTCATGCAGTGGAGAGACCGTTCAAGTGCCTGACTTGTGACAAGGGTTTCACATCAAGGACTCTGCTTATCGAGCACGAGAGAATCCACACCGGTGAAAAACCGTACAGCTGTTCCGTATGTGGAAAGAGttacagacagcatggtggtctTAGTATTCATATGCGACGACATACAGGTGAACGGCCGCACCCATGTTCTGAGTGTGGTAAGGGTTTTATGACAAGCAGCAGCCTCAAAAACCACATGGTTGTTCATACAGGGGAGAAGGCATTTACATGTGAGACATGTGGAGCTGCTTTTGGCCATAAAGGAAACCTTGTGAGACACCAAGTGCTTCACACAGGGGAGAGACCATACAAATGTGAAGTGTGTGGGAAAAGCTACCTTCAGTCCACTGACCTAAAAGCTCACATGCACCGTCATGGGGCAACCAAACCATTTATGTGTGACCTATGTGGAAAGACTTTTATGTACAATTTTCAAATGAGACGACACCATCTAAAATGGCACACAGCTGAAGGAGAGAAGCAGAGGGAacgaaagagaaaagagagagcgagaaccgcCAGGAGAGCGGGAACCTCAACAAAGCCATTCAGTTGCGACATATGTTTGAACAGCTTCAGCTCCATGCTAACTCTGAAAAACCACCAACAAGTTCACACGGGACAAAAGCAATACTCTTGTTCCATTTGCGAAAAGACCTTTGCCTATAAACATACTTTTGACTATCACATGAGACTTCACAGTGGAGTGAAGCCCTACGCTTGTAAATACTGTGAAAAGAAATTTGTTCTTAGGCAAGCTCTCGAAGGACATGAGCGAACCCATACAGGTGAAAAGCCCTTCAAATGCAGTTATTGTGACAAGACATTTGCAGTCAACACCAATCTCAAAAGGCATGAGCGAGTCCACACGGGAGAGAAGCCATTCAAATGTGACGTCTGTGGGAGAGGTTTCAGCCAAGCCAACAATGTCAAAGCCCACATGCAGGTCCACACCGGAGTTAGGCCTTATTATTGCAAGAGATGTGGAAAGGGCTTTTCTGACATAAGACACTACAAAAACCATAGCTGTAATGGTGTGGCAGCGACACGTGATCGGTCTTGTAAATCTTCAGACCGCTCTTTCAGAAATAAGAAAGGAGGTGAAGACAGCAGTGCTTGCCTTAatgctgctgtgatgtagactcaGTCAGGGgcagaaatcccgggggggacacgacccccccccccatcctgggaaaaatatgatttgtcccccccataTATCACTCAAACATAActgtaatattaataatacgcaatgaaagcaattgtgctgattatagacacttaatagctcgtttttaagtttcaaaagattgcgacccccccccccaccctttgcctcacaatggtttgatccactgccagttccttagttggcaaggtaacagaggggtcgtatccactgtctgaaaggcactcaatgaacgtaactggcgtgaggttaatccagtcaatcgtgcacacacactagctgaatatgcagagctagcgcgcaaatattaactattaagctagctagtacctattccatttgtggcctcgtcaaagatggaatctttgctatcgtcaatttattccaagatcagcatgcagatgatgtaagttagtgcttcaaagtctctgcgataaggttagcgataaactgaagtccaaactgaacagaactacactctcttctaccattgtcttaaatatatttaatggtctcgttgcaaaagctaaattgtcgtaagggaacttttatttattttatttcacctttatttaacctgggtagcaaagattagcaaacaccactgaaacggaattggtgctcgctagctttgcaaattcagctattgttggaagccagccaatatgaaacaaactattaaaattacaaaaggttgcagcatatgttgtgtaaatggtgaactcatacagctgtcaactcttgtcattttaatccgtttcacatttgctagctaccttttagatcgaagcccaaatagaatgataaaagataagatgatagaagtccatctcctactgtaagtaacctacacactgtgtgtgtagccagccagccaggtagaaaaatggcagaaaaataagacggacatcagagtatttttcagtacaccaaaacgcaaagtaagaaccctagtagcctaatatctcaaagactagttgataaaatgttcataagaaagaaattaaattctaatggaaatgtttcacaatgatgtcattaggcagagcaggcaacagatggcacacagacagcagagttggggacagatatgcagggacagactggcagagacagggagtctcaggtaagtttgttgagtctttgtttggcaacattatgaaaggttctccattttttttacttgtaaaataggaacataattggaaaatgccatggatacccccactctcaacttaaactggtgactgaactaagatttgttaaaggcaatggtattgctgatgtgattagttgtgtagttttgggtaccggtagttaggagtacggcaaacatcttatttctttggttcctcaatatacatttaccctattacaatgtaggctatgtgttacagcactacttttggtgtccccctcaggaattgctcttgagaatttcatgtaattgtcccctccaaagtggatatcagattttcgcccctggcctCAGTGATATAATCTCTATCATTCACAGTGGGGCAACTTCCTGCTTTCAGACATCAGGAACAACGGGGATGTATCTGTAGGGTTAAAAGTTCTGGGATGGGTTTCTGGAAAGCCTCATAGGAAATGAATGTGTGCTTTAGGAAATTAGATGAGTGCCTGCTGTCATGCTTGGAGAAATTGTTGTAAGTTTAAGGGTCAATGTTCATTAGCCCACATTATCATGGACCCGTTTATTTCTGACTGCTGAATCATTTacgatgttttttttctttctattgtGTAAATCATTAAACACCTAATTAATGTGTAAATATCAGAACTTCTCATTTACATTATTGTACGTCAGCTACATAGGACCGTTAGATTAGTTATTCAGGTGATTGTCCTGATTGGACAATTTTAAGGatttcttgttttttaatttttatacAGTGTATActaagtgtataaaacattaagaacacctgctctttccatgacatagactcgGTGAATGGGCATgtcaaaaaatgtaagtgccttttaaACGGGTATTTGGGGGGGGTGCGCtacgcaatattaggaaggtattacTAATGGTTGATATactcactgtatgtatgtatatgtgtgtgttggcatTAAAATGCACCTGAAGACCTTTTTTCCTGGTTTCTAAACTTTGGTTGTCTCCCTGGATGTTGGTTCTTTTTCATATTAAATTGGGCAGGCAGGTAATTGACAACTTTTCCCAGTATTCCCaagttttttaaatgtttcttaCCTTTCTGCTCGACAAAAACCTTGCATCAGTCCTACTTTTATAATTATTACATTTACAATTAATACTTTCATAATTTGTTAGGGTGCGTAATAGATTTGTTCTGTAGAAGCAGCACTTTACTGGCTTAGGGCAGTGTGGAAGAAATAATCATGAATTGTTCAAAGCCCCATAAACAAAAACTGTTGCAAAAGGGTTTACTGGTGTTTTTCTATGAAGACTCTTAAGTCAAAGTGAATAATAGTGAGCAATAGATCTTGACCTCAACCTAGACCGTTTTCCTCATTTGTTTTGTAATTGTGGACTGAATAACTTGTAGGCCTTAGATGGCAACGGTTCATTTCTTTCCGTACATACTATAGCAGGCTATTTTATGAGGGTCAATACAATTGTTACAACAGTATTTCATTTTTATCAACACGTTTTTGCCATATCCTACTGATTTTAAGGTTACTGTAATTTATTGAGTGGTGTGATGAGTTCATTCCGCTGGGATTCTCTGTTATTGGTCATCAGTGTCCTGGATAACAAAGAAAACCCCTCATAATGGTACAGGAAGCAACTCCACCAGTACTGTATGTAAGACACTGCCGcctggtgtacggtgtttcctccgacacattggtgtggctggcttccggtttaagtgggcattgtgtcaaagaTGCagcgcggcttggttgggttgtgtttcagaggacgcgtggctctcgacctttgcctctcccgagtctcatcgctgcaactcccggacggacaagactgtaactaccaatttggatacCACAAAATAGGGGAAAAAAGGGTTTTTTAAaaagtgtattcattctgccgattctgttaaaGGGAAGCgaacgaaacagggataaacataccttaatttgtccaatagaaactctcatttacaactgttggactaatgattacacccaagATCAGTAGATTGTGCAAGGTGTTATTGAATGTGTATtgatgggttgtgtttcagagacaAATTGATTACTCAAATTTGTTTTTACCTTTGCATCTACAGtacgttcagaaagtattcaaaccccttgaccttgtccacattctgttacgttacaaccagtatttatgctgcagtagtttatgtgtcggggggctagggtcagtctgttacatctggagtatttctcttgtcttatccggtgtcctgtgtgtatttaaatatgctctctctaattctctctttctgtctttctctcggaggacctgagccctaggaccatgcctcaggactacctggtatgatgactccttgctgtccccagtccacctggccgtgctgctgctccagtttcaactgttctgcctacggctatggaaccctgacctgttcaccggacttgcttgttgcaccctcgacaactactatgattattattatttgaccatgctggtcatttatgaacattttaacatcttgaccatgttctgttataatatccaccctgcacagccagaagaggactggccacccctcatagcctggttcctctcaaggtttcttcctaggtttttggcctttctagggagtttttcctagccaccgtgcttctttcacatgctttgcttgctgtttggggttttaggctgggtttctgtacagcactttgagaatatcagctgatgtacgaagggctatataaaaataaatttgatttgataaaatttattaaatagtttccccccccccccttatcaatctacacacaatacctcataatgacaaagcagaaaccggtttttattttttttttaaatcacttttTACTAAGACAAATACAGAAttgatcacatttacataagtattcagaccctttactcagtactttgttgaagcaccttttgccgCGATTATAGCTTTGAgtcttgtgtatgacgctacaaacatccccacagcataatgctgccaccaccatgcttcaccatagggatggtgccaggtgtcctccagatgtgccacttggcattcaggccaaagagttcaatcttggtttcatcagaccagagaatcttgtttctcatggtctgagagtcctttaggttccttttggcgaactccaagcgggctgtcgtgctttttactgaggagtggctaccgtctggccactctaccataaaatcctgattggtggagcgctgcagagatggttatccttctggaaggttctcccatctctacagaggaactctggagctctgtcagtgaccttgtatagatgtgtgtgtgtgcatgcctttccaaatcatgtccaatcaattgaatttaccacaggtggacttcaatcaagttattgaaacatctcaaggatgatcaatggaaacaggatgcacctgagctcaaattcgagtctcatagcaaagggtctgaatatttatgtaaacaaGGTATTCCTGTTCGTTTGCaataaatttgcaacaatttctaaacctgttttagttttgtcattatggagtatggtgtgtagattgaggaaaaggtcaatgggtctgaatactttcccaaatatactgtgtgtacagtgccttagaaaattattcagaccccttatctttttccatattttgttccgttacagccttattctaaaactggaAAAGAGGTTGGGGACTGTATCTCTTTGTGGACTGATGTTTATTTTTGCATGAGATCAGCTTGGGATCAGACTGGTGACTTGCTTTGCTCTCCGAAGCATGCCCCTgttgaaaggagtgataactggaGTGACATTAAGTGTTGAGGAGGATCAACTTATGCCCGCTGTTTGGTGAGATGTTTGGTgagacggtaagttggtggttggagacatccctctagtggtgtgggggctgtgctttggcaaagtgggtggggttatatcctgcctgtttggccctgtccgggggtatcatcggatggggccacagtgtcttctgatccctcctgtctcagcctccagtatttatgctgcagtagtttatgtgtcggggggctagggtcagtctgttacatctggagtatttctcttgtcttatccggtgtcctgtgtgtatttaaatatgctctctctaattctctctttctgtctttctctcggaggacctgagccctaggaccatgcctcaggactacctggtatgatgactccatgctgtccccagtccacctggccgtgctgctgctccagtttcaacagttctgcctgcggctatggaagcctgacctgttcaccggacgtgcttgttgcaccctcgacaactactatgattattattatttgaccatgctggtcatttatgaacattttaacattttgaccatgttctgttataatatccaccctgcacagccagaagaggactggccacccctcatagcctggttcctctctaggtttcttcctaggtttttggcctttctagggagtttttcctagggagtttttcctagccaccgtgcttctttcacatgctttgcttgctgtttggggttttaggctgggtttctgtacagcactttgagaatatcagctgatgtacgaagggctatataaaaataaatttgatttgatttgagatgcaGAACCGGTGGAGAGCATGGTGAAACAGAGAAGACGCTGACTTTTGATGGCATCTTTACCCATCAATGTCAGTTATCCTGTAAGAGCTTTTGTCCTGAACCCATTAcaaggttttaggtgccaagcttatggtcatgttgcagcagtgtgtaggaagtggattcctagatgtgagaagtgtgcaggagggcatgagaTAAAGGAACAGGGATGTATTGCTGCTACAGCATGGGGGAGCAGCGCTCCCTTACTCTTTTCACGGAGCTGATAAAAATAGTTATGTAAAATGTATTCGGATGAATTCCATGAAAACGATACAATGACgaacaaggcaacagtaaacgTCATCCCCACAAATGTTGCAGCCCCCCcggccaatcagtgtaattttgtaaatgccagATCTCTATGGCAAAACGCATCATTCATCCAAGTTTTGTCAAAATTGGGCCAGTGGTGTCTGATACATTGGTGTGTATCAGTGGTGTCTGATACACGCACAGCAGCACGTGCGTTTTGTtaccgatcttactttgctacctgactacttcacgttttttttactttttcatgaccgtatatttttagtttttccctcactcaacttttttcattcaactttttcaccccggaggttttatctggacatggttcgtcaggacttcaaacagccgaagctaagtaacattaacatgatgccttctaattgcagtcgttgtactcataatatacaggagaacgatcgccttacggcaaggatagctgtgctgcaagcccagcttcagacgcgatcgttaggcaagggcaatttcagtgtaggaaaggatgaaacagcgtctgttccaccagtaagtacagatagtaacgttagtataaaccccctcgcacggtccccgcagccggacaactttctcatggcttctggagggaaacgctgtagaaatgctcaaccggtgtcgcttattcagccgacaaactttcaaccggttctccccattaagcgagtcggaggccgaaacttctctggtctctgctcctcccgttatggggtctgagatgccgaagcctcccaccattagctctaacaaattgaaaaccctagtcattggcgactccattaccagcagtattagactaaaaacgaatcatccagcgatcatacactgtttaccagggggcagggctaccgacgttaaggctaatctaaagacggtgctggctaaagctaaaactggcgagtatagagatattgttatccacgtcggcaccaacgatgttaggatgaaacagtcagaggtcaccaagcgcaacatagcttcagcgtgtaaatcagctagaaagatgtgtcggcatcgattaattgtctctggccccctcccagttagggggagtgatgagctctacagcagagtctcacaactcaatcgctggttgaaaactgttttctgcccctcccaaaagatagaatttgtagataattggccctctttctgggactcacccacaaacaggaccaagcctggcctgttgaggagtgacggactccatcctagctggaggggtgctctcatcttatctacgaacatagacagggctctaactcctctagctccacaatgaaatagggtgcaggccaggcagcaggctgttagccagcctgccagcttagtggagtctgccactagcacagtcagcgtagtcagctcagctttccccattgagaccgtgtctgtgcctcgatctaggttgggcaaaattaaagatggcggtgttcgctttagcaatctcactagtataaagacctcctccattcctgccattattgaaagagattgtgatacctcacatctcaaaattgggttacttaatgttagatccctcacttcaaaggcagttatagtcaatgaactaatcactgataataatcttgatgtgattggcctgactgaaacatggcttaagcctgatgaatttactgtgttaaatgaggcctcaccccctggttacactagtgaccatacaccccgcgcatcccgcaaaggcggaggtgttgctaacatttatgatagcaaatttcaatttaccaaaaaaaaacaaaacgttttcgtcttttgagcttctagtcatgaaatctatgcagcctactcactcactttttatagctactgtttataggcctcctgggccatatgcagcgttcctcactgagttccctgaattcctatcggatcttgtagtcatagcagataatattctaatttttggtgactttaacattcacatggaaaagtccacagacccactccaaaaggctttcggagccatcatcgactcagtgggttttgtccaacatgtctctggacctactcactgccacagtcatactctggacctagttttgtcccatggaataaatgttgtggatctaaatgtttttcctcataatcctggactatcggaccaccattttattacgtttgcaattgcaacaaataatctgctcagaccccaaccaaggagcattaaaagtcgtgctataaattctcagacaacccaaagattcattgatgcccttccagactccctctgcctacccaaggacgtcagaggacaaaaatcagttaaccacctaaccgaggaactcaatttaaccttgcgcaataccctagatgcagttccacccctaaaaactaaaaacatttgtcataagaaactagctccctggtatacagaaaatacacgagctctgaagcaagcttccagaaaattggaacggaaatggcgccacaccaaactggaagtcttccgactagcttggaaagacagtaccgtgcagtatcgaagagccctcactgctgctcgatcatcctatttttccaacttaattgaggaaaagaagaacaatccgaaatttctttttgatactgtcgcaaagttaactaaaaagcagcattccccaggagAGGTTTTTGgccctgccgtacatacctacacgtacgctacggtcacaagacgcgggcctcctaatttgttcctagaatttctaagcaaacagctggaggcagggctttctcctatagagctccatttttatggaatagtctgcctacccatgtgagagacgcaga of Salmo salar chromosome ssa01, Ssal_v3.1, whole genome shotgun sequence contains these proteins:
- the LOC123723670 gene encoding zinc finger protein 708 isoform X2, coding for MELCTIMNLVTREAIRKICQLFLVASSSLHNENDKLKTKVEQMEEVLKTKVEQMNEDMKALTEKAENYRASLAKMRAQAEPKGPTHILLNGMIFAIPPVGLPMLSGMTAASTLPGNVSQANPVTNAMSVFAGPAMVCSKPTETSSLECDSSLGDTHGLNTDPSPRDTESNVEHMKAALPEDNGRDSHESQKNSNTTKRIRSKETKCFKCDICEKTFSRNNLLVQHKLTHTRPFKCDVCEKTFSRKGSLEAHKLSKPRPFKCDVCEKNFCLNRLLVRHMLIHTGERPFVCGQCGKTFRMSKQLEHHMLRHREKTFSCKICGNVLSTKKDLKRHQLVHAVERPFKCLTCDKGFTSRTLLIEHERIHTGEKPYSCSVCGKSYRQHGGLSIHMRRHTGERPHPCSECGKGFMTSSSLKNHMVVHTGEKAFTCETCGAAFGHKGNLVRHQVLHTGERPYKCEVCGKSYLQSTDLKAHMHRHGATKPFMCDLCGKTFMYNFQMRRHHLKWHTAEGEKQRERKRKERARTARRAGTSTKPFSCDICLNSFSSMLTLKNHQQVHTGQKQYSCSICEKTFAYKHTFDYHMRLHSGVKPYACKYCEKKFVLRQALEGHERTHTGEKPFKCSYCDKTFAVNTNLKRHERVHTGEKPFKCDVCGRGFSQANNVKAHMQVHTGVRPYYCKRCGKGFSDIRHYKNHSCNGVAATRDRSCKSSDRSFRNKKGGEDSSACLNAAVM
- the LOC123723670 gene encoding zinc finger protein 708 isoform X1, producing MATTCYNRFQSETTSIMAVVVDTAMTEISRFLPTVPNSYPNVSNPERELCTIMNLVTREAIRKICQLFLVASSSLHNENDKLKTKVEQMEEVLKTKVEQMNEDMKALTEKAENYRASLAKMRAQAEPKGPTHILLNGMIFAIPPVGLPMLSGMTAASTLPGNVSQANPVTNAMSVFAGPAMVCSKPTETSSLECDSSLGDTHGLNTDPSPRDTESNVEHMKAALPEDNGRDSHESQKNSNTTKRIRSKETKCFKCDICEKTFSRNNLLVQHKLTHTRPFKCDVCEKTFSRKGSLEAHKLSKPRPFKCDVCEKNFCLNRLLVRHMLIHTGERPFVCGQCGKTFRMSKQLEHHMLRHREKTFSCKICGNVLSTKKDLKRHQLVHAVERPFKCLTCDKGFTSRTLLIEHERIHTGEKPYSCSVCGKSYRQHGGLSIHMRRHTGERPHPCSECGKGFMTSSSLKNHMVVHTGEKAFTCETCGAAFGHKGNLVRHQVLHTGERPYKCEVCGKSYLQSTDLKAHMHRHGATKPFMCDLCGKTFMYNFQMRRHHLKWHTAEGEKQRERKRKERARTARRAGTSTKPFSCDICLNSFSSMLTLKNHQQVHTGQKQYSCSICEKTFAYKHTFDYHMRLHSGVKPYACKYCEKKFVLRQALEGHERTHTGEKPFKCSYCDKTFAVNTNLKRHERVHTGEKPFKCDVCGRGFSQANNVKAHMQVHTGVRPYYCKRCGKGFSDIRHYKNHSCNGVAATRDRSCKSSDRSFRNKKGGEDSSACLNAAVM
- the LOC123723670 gene encoding zinc finger protein 708 isoform X3; its protein translation is MNLVTREAIRKICQLFLVASSSLHNENDKLKTKVEQMEEVLKTKVEQMNEDMKALTEKAENYRASLAKMRAQAEPKGPTHILLNGMIFAIPPVGLPMLSGMTAASTLPGNVSQANPVTNAMSVFAGPAMVCSKPTETSSLECDSSLGDTHGLNTDPSPRDTESNVEHMKAALPEDNGRDSHESQKNSNTTKRIRSKETKCFKCDICEKTFSRNNLLVQHKLTHTRPFKCDVCEKTFSRKGSLEAHKLSKPRPFKCDVCEKNFCLNRLLVRHMLIHTGERPFVCGQCGKTFRMSKQLEHHMLRHREKTFSCKICGNVLSTKKDLKRHQLVHAVERPFKCLTCDKGFTSRTLLIEHERIHTGEKPYSCSVCGKSYRQHGGLSIHMRRHTGERPHPCSECGKGFMTSSSLKNHMVVHTGEKAFTCETCGAAFGHKGNLVRHQVLHTGERPYKCEVCGKSYLQSTDLKAHMHRHGATKPFMCDLCGKTFMYNFQMRRHHLKWHTAEGEKQRERKRKERARTARRAGTSTKPFSCDICLNSFSSMLTLKNHQQVHTGQKQYSCSICEKTFAYKHTFDYHMRLHSGVKPYACKYCEKKFVLRQALEGHERTHTGEKPFKCSYCDKTFAVNTNLKRHERVHTGEKPFKCDVCGRGFSQANNVKAHMQVHTGVRPYYCKRCGKGFSDIRHYKNHSCNGVAATRDRSCKSSDRSFRNKKGGEDSSACLNAAVM